The region GATCGAGGCGCGCGGCGACGACGCGGGCGATCTCCCGCAGTCGCGGCGGAGTCTCGAACCGAGCGGCGTCGAGGAGGATGCGCTCGTATTCGGTGCGTACACGGGCGTCGACGATCACCACGCCGGCGTCGACGATGACGCGAGCATGGGCGGCATCGATGTCGCCGGCGAGGAGGGCGTGCATCGCCGCGGGGAACGACTCGGCAAGGGTGAACGCATCGGACATGCGCGCCTGCACGACCCGGTCGCTGACCCGCATCGCTGCACCGAGCTCGGCCGACACCTCGCGCAGGGCGAGGTCGGTGAGTTCGCGTCGCCGTGCGGTCCGACGCTGCTCGGAGCGGGTGCGTACGAGCTCGGTCGCCTGCACCAGGAGCCGGGCCTGCTGCGCCTCGAGCGTCGCGATCTGTCGGCGCGTGGACTGCACGTGCTCGACGAGATCGTCGAGTGCGTGCCACGCGCCCGGCTGCGAGGATTCGTGCCCCATGTGATGCTCCGACCGCGAAGACGACAGGTGGAAGGTCACGCAGTGGGCACGAGGCGTGATCTGTTGATGAAGACGCTACTCGGGGGTTCCGACATCGTGAGGTCGAGCACCGCAACCTTGACAAGCCGAACTTTCTTCAAGAAAGTAAGCACATGCCGCTCCGCTCCGACTGGTCCAGCGCGACCTGCCCGATCGCCCATGCCGCGGATGTGCTCGCCGATCCGTGGGTGCTGTTGATCCTGCGCGAGGCGTTCTCGGGCCGGACGCGCTTCGACGAGCTCCGCGACGCCACCGGCGCGGCAGACAGCGTGCTCGCCCGCCGGCTCAAGGGCATGGTGGCCGCGGAGCTGCTCCACAGAGACGCAGCGGCCAACTACACCGTGACGGATGCCGGGGCCGAGACGCTGCCGATCCTCCATGCCTACGCCCGGTTCAGCCGGGCCGTTGCTCCCGACGGCCCCTGGGGGCTCACCATCGCGTGCGCGCGGTGCGGCGCGGTGGCGGATCTGGCCGACTGGTGCGCCTCGTGCGATCTGCCGATCGACGCCAGGTCGACCACCTGGGCCCGTCGCAGCCTCGGCGGCGATCCCTTCGCCCTCCACATCGGGCCCGCCGCGGTGGGGGCGGCGTCATGAGCGGCATCGACTCCGCGGAGCAGCCCGGCGCGTCGGAGCCGCCCACGCGGCCCGACTCGCCCGCCGCACCCCTCACGCGGCCCGACTCGCCCGCCGCACCCCTCACGCGGCCCGACTCGCCGGCCGCACCCCCCACGGCATCCGCGCGTCCGCCGCGCCGCGGCATCCACCCCGCGTGGTTCGTCGCGGGCACCGCGCTCATCGCCCTCGTCGGAGCCGCAGGGTTCCGCGCGGCCCCAGGCGTGCTGATGCTGCCGCTCCACGAGGAGTTCGGCTGGTCGATCGGCGAGATGTCGATCGCCGTCACCCTCAACCTGCTGCTGTTCGGCCTCACCGCGCCGTTCGCCGCCGCGCTCATGCAGCGGTTCGGCATCCGGGCCGTCACGACGGGGGCGCTGCTGCTCATCGCGACCGGCAGCGCGCTCACCGTATTCGTGACGGCTCCCGGGCAGCTGCTGTTCACGTGGGGGCTGTTCATCGGCCTCGGCACCGGCTCGATGGCGCTGGTCTTCGCCGCGACGGTGACCGACACATGGTTCGCGGCGCGACGCGGACTCGTCTCGGGCGTGCTCACAGCCGGCAGCGCCACCGGTCAGCTCATCTTCCTGCCGATCATCGCGACGGCGGCAGAGGAGTACGGATGGCGCATCGCGTCGATCATCATCGCCAGTGGCGCGCTCATCGTCGTTCCGCTGGTGCTCGTCTTCCTGCGCGATCGCCCGAGCGATCTCGGTGTCGGTCGGTACGGCGAGGAGACGCCGCACGCTGCAGCCGGAAGCCAGGTCGCCCCCGCCCAGCCGATCGCCGCCGAGCCCGCGCCGGGCACAGCTGAGCCCCAGCCAGCCGCCGCCGAGCGCGAGTCGATCACGGCCGAACCCGAACCGACAGCGGCCGCCGCCCCCGCGCACGCGCCGACGTCCCGCCCGCTGAGTGCGGGCGCCCGTGCCCTGGGCGCCCTGCGCGACGCCGCGAAGGTGCGCTCGTTCTGGGCGCTCGTGGCCGGCTTCGCCATCTGCGGCGCGACGACGAACGGTCTGGTCGGCATCCACTTCATCCCCAGCGCCCACGATCACGGGATGCCGCAGACCACAGCGGCCGGGCTGCTCGCGCTCGTCGGCATCTTCGACATCGTCGGCACGGTGCTGTCGGGGTGGCTGACCGACCGGGTGAACCCGCGCATCCTGCTGGCGGCGTACTACGCCTTCCGCGGGGTGAGCCTGCTCTTCCTGCCGAGCCTGCTCGCCGCAGAGGTGCAGCCGAGCATGCTCGTCTTCATCATCTTCTACGGCCTCGACTGGGTCGCCACCGTTCCGCCGACGATCGCGCTGTGCCGGGAGCTGTTCGGCGACCGAGGACCGCTAGTCTTCGGCTGGGTGTTCGCCGCGCACCAGGTGGGCGCCGGCATCGCCTCGGCGGCCGCCGGGTTCGTCCGCGACGAGACCGGCCATTACACCTACGCGTGGTTCGCGGCGGCGGCGCTGTGCGCGGTGGCTGCGCTCGTCAGCGGGCTGATCGCGCGCCGCACCGCGCCCGCCGCCGGCTGACCGGGCTCAGACCGGGCTCGCACCAGTCCCGAACCCAGGGCCCGCACCGGGCGCACCCCTCCAGACCAGACTCAGACCATACTGCCGACGCGCACCAGGTTGCCGCTGCGGTCGACGACCGCGAACTCGTGCATCCCGTAGTCGGTCGCGGCCACGTCGGTGATGCGGCTTCCGGTGGGCGGATCGGGCTGCACGACGGCGGACCACTCGGCGTGCAGCGCCGGGGCATCCGACACGTACAGGTAGCACTGGGCGGCGGTGCTGAGCGGGTCGACGTCGGCGTGCGAGAAGAAATGCAGCATCGCGTCGCCGCGGCCGATGATGAGGTAGTCCCACACCTCGGGCGGTGCACCGCGGTTCTCGAATCCGAGCGCCTCGTAGAACGCGAGCGTCTCGGCCAGATCGCGGCTCGGGAGGATGGGCACGGCGGTGTCGGTCACGGATCGCACGCTACCGTGCGGG is a window of Microbacterium terrae DNA encoding:
- a CDS encoding winged helix-turn-helix transcriptional regulator, translated to MPLRSDWSSATCPIAHAADVLADPWVLLILREAFSGRTRFDELRDATGAADSVLARRLKGMVAAELLHRDAAANYTVTDAGAETLPILHAYARFSRAVAPDGPWGLTIACARCGAVADLADWCASCDLPIDARSTTWARRSLGGDPFALHIGPAAVGAAS
- a CDS encoding bleomycin resistance protein translates to MTDTAVPILPSRDLAETLAFYEALGFENRGAPPEVWDYLIIGRGDAMLHFFSHADVDPLSTAAQCYLYVSDAPALHAEWSAVVQPDPPTGSRITDVAATDYGMHEFAVVDRSGNLVRVGSMV
- a CDS encoding MFS transporter, which produces MSGIDSAEQPGASEPPTRPDSPAAPLTRPDSPAAPLTRPDSPAAPPTASARPPRRGIHPAWFVAGTALIALVGAAGFRAAPGVLMLPLHEEFGWSIGEMSIAVTLNLLLFGLTAPFAAALMQRFGIRAVTTGALLLIATGSALTVFVTAPGQLLFTWGLFIGLGTGSMALVFAATVTDTWFAARRGLVSGVLTAGSATGQLIFLPIIATAAEEYGWRIASIIIASGALIVVPLVLVFLRDRPSDLGVGRYGEETPHAAAGSQVAPAQPIAAEPAPGTAEPQPAAAERESITAEPEPTAAAAPAHAPTSRPLSAGARALGALRDAAKVRSFWALVAGFAICGATTNGLVGIHFIPSAHDHGMPQTTAAGLLALVGIFDIVGTVLSGWLTDRVNPRILLAAYYAFRGVSLLFLPSLLAAEVQPSMLVFIIFYGLDWVATVPPTIALCRELFGDRGPLVFGWVFAAHQVGAGIASAAAGFVRDETGHYTYAWFAAAALCAVAALVSGLIARRTAPAAG